The stretch of DNA ATTAAATCGGATGGCAGACACTGATTCACCTGAATTGCGCCGACGGGCTGCCGAAGTGTGGCCCCTCGACGAGGAGGACGAAAAATCCTTGCTGGCTATTATCCGCGGCTTGTTGGATCCCGTTGAAGCGGTGCGGCTCAGTGCGCAACAGCGCCTCAATGCTATTGATGACAGCGCCCTCTTTGCCTATGTCATGCGCACATTTTCGGCAGGAACCGTAGATGAAACGAAGCATTTGAATGCAGCGCTGCCCGTGCTGGCACAACGGATCAATCCCTTCTTGTTGGAGACGCTGCGCACCACTTTGGAGACGCATGAACATAAGCGCATTGCCGTCTATTGTTTGGGACAAACACGGGAGTCTGAAGCGGCGCCGCTGCTCTTTCCCATGCTTGGGAACGATGATCCTGCCATGGCGAAACTCGCCTTAGATGCGCTCTATTCAATCATGCCCTCAGGATCAAGCGCGCAGTGGATGAAGATATTGGATCATCAAGATGCTTATTTCAAAGTGCGTGCAGTCCGCGCCTTGGCCTTTTTACAAGAACCCGGTTCCTTCGATCTGCTCAAGCAAATCTGTTTGGGGCAACGGTACACGGATATGCAGATGACCGCACTGCGTGCCATAAGTTGGTATCCTGATGATATACTGATACCTTTGTTGGTGGAGATCATGGAACGTAACCGCGGACTTTCGGGAACGGCGGTGCAGCTGTTGCGGCAACGCACCGGCATGGATTTTGGAAACAGTCCCCGATACTGGCGCGAATGGCTCCAAAAAGTGACGCAGCAAAATGCTGCGCCTTTAGTCCCTGTCGAATAAGCACTTTGGTTTCTGCTATACATAAAGATCTAAAATTACAACGATACGCTGTTTTTTACCAAACGCAACGCTGCCCGGAAAGGATGTGCTCATGAAGTATCCCCATCTGATTGTCTTGTGTCTATGCCTTTTTATGCTAACGCTTCCCTTTGCGTGTGCCGAAGATGAAGAGCGCCTGCCCCAAGGCGCAGCCACGCCCGCCCCGTCAGAAGCAGCGGGTTGGATCCCCTTATTCAGCCCCGAAAATGCAGCACATTGGAAAAATGTCACCGATACGACAGAAGGCGTCTTTAGTATAAAGGACGGCGTTTTCGAGGTGCATGGGAAAAAGTCTACCCGCTATATAGCCTGGGAAAAGGAACGCTTCGGCGATTTCGAATTGCATGTCGAATTTAAAGCTCCCCAAGGCGCGAACAGCGGTATCTTTATTCGTACCGACCCCGCCGACCCGGTTCAAAAGGGTATGGAAATCCAAGTCTTTGGTGACTATGGCGGAGCGCCGTCTAAACACAGCAGCGGAGCCTTGTATGACATTGCTACGCCCATGTTCAATATGGCATTGCCCGAGGGGTCGTGGAACTCTTTCGATATTCGTTTTGAAGGCAGCCAATTGGAGGTGGTCTATAACGGTTGGAAAGTCTTATCAATCGACATTTCTCAGATGACTGAGCCTATTGGTAAATTCGATACACCCCTTGCCTTACTGCCCCGAGAAGGGTATATTATTCTTCAAAACCATGAAGATGATCTTTCCTTTAGAAACTTGTGGGTGCGCCGTCTATAAAGGCGCGCCGGAGGTATTGGGATGGAATTAACCCGCGAACAACGGGAATGGCTGCGGCTTGCCCTTATCCCGGGCATCGGCAGAGCACGTTTTATCCGATTGCTGGCGCGCTTTAGTACGCCCCGAAATGTATTGGCAGCCACGGACCAAGAACTTGCCCCTATTGTTGGTAAAGCCATTGCGCAACGGATTACCGGCTACGCTGATATGGGCGATCTTGAATTGCAAGAAGCGAAGATGCGTGAGCGGGATGTGCATCTGGTAACCATGGATGATCCCGAATATCCTGAGCAGCTGGCTGAAATCTACGACCCGCCCGTAGTCCTTTATGTGCGCGGTACTTTGTTGGAACAGGATCAATATGCCGTTGCCCTGGTAGGTACACGAAGATGTTCGCAATTCGGCGCGAAGCTCGCCTATAAATTGGCCTATGATTTGGCAGAACGGGGCATTACGGTGGTGAGCGGGTTAGCGGAAGGTATCGACAGCGCAGCCCATGAGGGGGCGTTGGCGGCAGGCGGAAGAAGCATCGCTGTACTTGCCTTTGGACATGACCGCGTTTTCCCCGTTTCCAATGGGCCTCTCTTGCAATCAATCGTTGAGCACGGCTGCGCCGTATCCACCTTTCCTATGGGCGTGCGTGCATTGAAACAAAACTTTCCCCAACGAAACCGTATACTGAGCGGCCTGTGTTTGGGAACGGTCGTCGTGGAAGCGCCGCCGGGAAGCGGCTCGCTCATGACTGCGAAATTCGCCGCAGAACAGGGCAGGGAAGTCTTCGCAGTACCGGGTCCTGCCGGACTCGCCAACAGCCGCGGCCCCCATGAGTTGATCCGAGACGGGGCGCGTTTGGTGGAAACGGTAGATGATATTTTGGTGGAACTTTTGCTTCCGCCGGAAATGAAACGGAGTCCCGTCAAAGATACCTTGGAAGGGGAAGGAGCCTTTCAAGAATCCCTTCTCTTTCATAAAGCTCAAAACGTAAAGGGCGCATCAGCTGTTCCCCAAGATACGATACCCGCCGCTGCGGCTGCGCCCGCTCCGGCGCCCGTTCTCACGAAGGTGGAGCAAGACATTTTGCGCTCTCTCAATCCGGAAGGTTCTTTTGTGGATGAGATCGCCTTGACCTGTCGTATCTCTATTTCGGAAGCCCTGTCCACATTGACCATGTTAGAATTAAAAAATGCCGTTCGTCAACTTAGCGGAAAACGATTCATTCCCCAATGAACTATTTCAAACGACTCGCCCATAAGGTACGCAGCAACGCTCCTTTGCCCCTCTTTTGGCATAGTGTGCTTTGGCTTGCCTCGTGGATTCAACGTTTCGGCATGTGGCTCCGCTTACGCCGCCGACCTGTGTCGGTATCTGCTTATGTGATTAGTATGGGCAATATCACGGCAGGGGGGACGGGTAAAACGCCCGCCGTTATCGAGCGGGCAGCGCAAGAAATGAAAGAGGGCAAAAGCGTAGCTGTGATTACCCGCGGCTATGGCGCGTCCCGTGAATCTTTCCCCTTACTCTTCGACGGCAAGGAAAGCTTAGCTCGTGTGGCGAAACGCTTTGGTGATGAAGCCGCTTTGATCGCCTCCCGTGTGCCAGGCGTGGGCATCGTCCGTTCCCCTGATCGGGTAGCAGGCGCGCGCGCCGCCATCGGCGCCGGCTATGACACGCTTATTTTGGATGACGCTTACCAGGCAGTGCGCTTGCAGCGAAATGAAAATATTCTGCTCATCGACGCTACGAATCCTTTCGGAAACGGATTTATAATTCCCCGCGGTATTTTACGGGAACAGCTCTTTGCTATACAGCGTGCCACGGAAGTGATTGTGACCCGCTGTGATCAAGCGCCGGAAAATCTGCCCTCTATTGTGAACAGCATTCGCCGCTTCGCGCCGAAGATTCCCATTCGCTATACCATCCATGAAGCGACCGGATTGAGACGTCTTGCCGACGGCAAGGACTACCCCTTGGATTGGCTCTGTGAAAAAAAGCTGCGCGCCGTGTGCGGTATCGGCAATCCACAGTCTTTTTTCGAAACCTTGAAATCCCTGGGCGCGATTGTTGCGGAGCGTTACAGTGCACCGGATCACGGCGACATTCCTCCCGGCTGTTTCAGGGGCGATATGATTGTGGTCATGACCGAAAAAGACGCCCTCCGTCTGGACAGTACGCCGCCTGAGCACGTCTACGCCTTATGTATTGCCCTCGCTCCTTATATACCTGCCGCCTCTGCGAGCGCCTCTATATAAGCCTTGCCCGGCAATTCAACGGGGATTTTGGCGGAGCCTGTATCCTTCCGTGTTGCGGGACGGCGCAATAAAGAACTGCATAGCATCTTCGCGTTTTCTGCTCCCACTGCGTCCAAAAGGGCAGCGTGAAAATCGGCAGGATTAATCGGCGCGAGTGCCATGTAGGTTTTGCCCGAACGCAGATAGCCGAGAAGCAGGGCGTTCATGAAATGTTTCGGTCCCAAGCGCGTGCGCATGCGGGGGCATTGGCGCAACAGTAAGGAAGCAGGCTGCACAGGCGTTTGCGCCCGTACGGAGAAACATTCGGGATAAAGGTCTTCGGCAAGGACGCCTTTGCTGCCGCCCATGTCATAGCAATTTGCCAAGAGCGTGATGATCCGTTTTTTCAAGACTTCTGTGTCGCGGTTAGAATACCGAAACGCTTTTTCTCCATGAGGGCCCAGTTGTGTTGTTGAGGCAACATAGAGGGGCGCCAGTTTGTAGGGGATTGTATAGAAATAGGCAAAGACTTCCCGGTTGACTTCTCTGCGCCGATAGCGGTCGGGCAAATAGATGTGACCGTAAGCGTGCAGCGTGGGGGCGTGGTTAGGGACGTGTTTCCCAACCCATATCAAGGCGTTGTATTCTTTTTCTAAGGCAATGCTGCACTCTTCATGGTTCTTAGCAACGGCGAGACGGATGAGCGGCGTCTTCTTGTCCGACGATGACAAGGCAAGATCGTAGACGAAGCGCGTGGTGTCTTCATAAAGGAGATCACACTGTAATGAACGGAGGGACGACGTGCCGCCCGCCAAAGCAGTCAAGGTGGTCCAAAAAAAACGGTCCTGCTCGCGCAGCAATTTCTCGCAGGCATTTTGCAGGGTTTCCAATTTATAAAATTGTTTGTACACCGTTGGGTAAGGGCCGTCATAGGCGCGGCTTGTGCTCCATTTAACACGTGTAGCTGAACCCGAAAAAGAGGGGGGTGTACTGTTCCCCCGAGGCGGTCGTGCCATGATAAGTTCCCTTCCATTCTATGCATAAAATTAGCGTGTTAACGATTGTACTTGCAATCAGGCAGCCCGTAGGCGCCACAAGAAATCTGTCTATAGCTTTTGGCCGTGCAGTGATTAGACCCCGTCACCGGCACTTTCAAAACTGTCTTCGGGCGCATCTTCAACGGGGATCGGATCCACGTCTACAACGACGGCTTCCTCAGCCTCGGCATCTTTCGCTTCAGCGGCGGCTTTTTCTTTTTCGACGCGGTCTAAGAATTGGATCAACAACTCAAAGCTTTTGTCGGTCACTTTGCTGAAATCTTCTAAGCCGTTTTTCATGCTTTCCGACCATGCATCGATGATCTCTTTGCCTTCACCGGGCAGCCATTTGCCTTCCTTTACCGAACTCAACAAGGAGTCTTCCGCTACGTCGTGGGCTTTAGCAACCAAGTTCAAGCCTTTCATGATAGCGCTTCGATGAAAGTTGATCAGGTGCCGCGTACTATCAATGGATGCTTGTTTGGAGACCGCAATGGTGGCTTCGGCAAGGCTGCCTAAAATTCCCACACCTTTGCTCAACATCTCTTCAATAAAATCGCTTCCCTTTTTCTCCGATGAATCATTGTTTAGTGTTACCATGAATTGCATCTCCTTTCTGTGCGGATGTTAAAGGTCCCGACACTACTTCCATTATACGCTTTCCCGGTAAATTGTGATAGTCCCGACCCGGGAAAGAAAAAGGGGAAGTCCTTTTCCCTTCTAAAGTGGTGGAAGGGCGTGCGCCGCAATTGCGTATGCCGTTACACTTTTTCAACAAAATAATCTAATCGAGAGAAAGGGGCGTGTCGCTGCACTTCAAGGTAAATGCCGTGGCATTGTCGATGCTGACAGAAAAATCTTCAGGACAGTCAACATACAGGCTGAGGGTGTCATCCTTCTTTTGCCACTGAATCTGAATCATGTCGTCGCCAATGGGAATGGAGCCGGTACACCATGTCAGATCGGAAGGGTTCAGCTTGATAGCCAATGTCTTCTTGTTGGCATCCACGGCAGCCGCGCCCAAGACATCTCTGAATAAGGTCACCACAGCATGGGAGGCAAAGCCATGATTCAGGCTGGCATGGTCCTGCTGATTTTCCCACAGGGTACCCGTTCTTTCCACCATATACATGAGGTAGTCCACCATTTCATGGAGGGTCTGCTGGGTACGTCCTGCGCGGGACAACAATTCAAAACGCAGTATATTGCCAATAAAGGCGTTGGCGGGATGTACTTCAGGATACAGTCCTTGTTCCTGTCGTTTGGGGCCGAATTCATCCAAAAGTATACGCCATAATTCCGGATCTTGCTCCGGCGTGGCAACCCCAAAATAGAAGGCGAAATACTGGCACACCTCCGTTATGTTTTCAGTGAGTACGACTGTTCCATCCTTACGAAGGGCATTGTCCACGAAAAAGGGCGCCTTGAGCGCTTGTTCTCGTATGGTGTTGCGAATCCGATCAGCCTTTTCTTTCCAAGCGGGCCGGTCGTAAAGTTTGGCGGCAACATCAAGGGCTCCGGCATACAGCATGTTGGAAGGATAATTGATGTCCTGCACAAAATTGTTGGCAGCGCTCCATTCCACAAAGACCCAACTATCCAGTTTCTCGAGCAGTCCGGTTTCGTTTTCAAAGCCTTCAAAATACGTGAAGAGCTTCTCGATTTTGGTACGTAAAGCTTCTATGAGATTGCCTTCATCACCGCGCTGTGCATATTCGCCCAATTCCATGACGAACCACATTGCCCAATTAGGGATGAAGACACCGTCGTAGTGGTCTGCAGGATAGCACATGGGCAGCATCCCTTCGGGCAGATGTGCAAAGCTTTCAGGCAACAAATAGTTTTGGATAAAGTTTTGTTCCACATCAACCTTGCCCGTCAGACTCAGTGCGGCGCGCGCTGTAAAATAAGAATCGCATAACCAGCCTGCCCGCTCACGGTGGGGACAGTCCATAAAGATATCTACGGCATTTTGGGCAAAGGTCGTTCTGCCTGCTTCAAAGATTCGGTTCAATTTTTCTTCCGAACAATGGAATAGGGCACGGTCCGCGTTGGGGTGTTCGTAGCGGCGCAGTCCGCATTCCGAGATCACGCCCTGCCCCGATAAGGTCATGATTTTGATGCAGCGCATGGTATGCGGTTCAAAAGCTTCCAGACTGTATTGGCCCGGCTCAAGATCAACGAGGAAAGCATTCACACAGCCCAGTCTTCTCCAGTTCACATCAAGATCTGATTCTGTTTCATCAAAACTTATCAATAGGCGGGTGGCCGTATCACAATCCACTTTCATCCGCAGAAAGCCGCTTAGGTTCACGCCCAGATCCAAGACCTGAAAGTTTCCTGCTTCCATGGGAAAGGAGCTGTCCGCCTCAACTGCCTTTCGTACTTCCTGAATGGAAGTGTTTTCGACGGAACAAAGCAAATCGCTCAGGGTAAACTCCAGTTGATCCGGTGC from Candidatus Hydrogenedentota bacterium encodes:
- the dprA gene encoding DNA-protecting protein DprA; this encodes MELTREQREWLRLALIPGIGRARFIRLLARFSTPRNVLAATDQELAPIVGKAIAQRITGYADMGDLELQEAKMRERDVHLVTMDDPEYPEQLAEIYDPPVVLYVRGTLLEQDQYAVALVGTRRCSQFGAKLAYKLAYDLAERGITVVSGLAEGIDSAAHEGALAAGGRSIAVLAFGHDRVFPVSNGPLLQSIVEHGCAVSTFPMGVRALKQNFPQRNRILSGLCLGTVVVEAPPGSGSLMTAKFAAEQGREVFAVPGPAGLANSRGPHELIRDGARLVETVDDILVELLLPPEMKRSPVKDTLEGEGAFQESLLFHKAQNVKGASAVPQDTIPAAAAAPAPAPVLTKVEQDILRSLNPEGSFVDEIALTCRISISEALSTLTMLELKNAVRQLSGKRFIPQ
- a CDS encoding DUF1080 domain-containing protein; the encoded protein is MKYPHLIVLCLCLFMLTLPFACAEDEERLPQGAATPAPSEAAGWIPLFSPENAAHWKNVTDTTEGVFSIKDGVFEVHGKKSTRYIAWEKERFGDFELHVEFKAPQGANSGIFIRTDPADPVQKGMEIQVFGDYGGAPSKHSSGALYDIATPMFNMALPEGSWNSFDIRFEGSQLEVVYNGWKVLSIDISQMTEPIGKFDTPLALLPREGYIILQNHEDDLSFRNLWVRRL
- the lpxK gene encoding tetraacyldisaccharide 4'-kinase — protein: MNYFKRLAHKVRSNAPLPLFWHSVLWLASWIQRFGMWLRLRRRPVSVSAYVISMGNITAGGTGKTPAVIERAAQEMKEGKSVAVITRGYGASRESFPLLFDGKESLARVAKRFGDEAALIASRVPGVGIVRSPDRVAGARAAIGAGYDTLILDDAYQAVRLQRNENILLIDATNPFGNGFIIPRGILREQLFAIQRATEVIVTRCDQAPENLPSIVNSIRRFAPKIPIRYTIHEATGLRRLADGKDYPLDWLCEKKLRAVCGIGNPQSFFETLKSLGAIVAERYSAPDHGDIPPGCFRGDMIVVMTEKDALRLDSTPPEHVYALCIALAPYIPAASASASI